The Coffea arabica cultivar ET-39 chromosome 6e, Coffea Arabica ET-39 HiFi, whole genome shotgun sequence genome contains the following window.
GGGTTGAAATCCCTTTTTCTGCATTTCATTAAAGAGCTCTAGAGCTTCTTCAGCAGTATCTTTCTTCCGTGAATAGCCTGCAATTATACAACTCCACATCACAACATCCTTTGTAGTTGATCTTTCAAAAATAAGCTTTGCAGCCCAAATTTCTCCACATTCACAATACATATGTATGAGAGCTGAGCAGAATCTAAAATCCCTATCAAACTCGTGACGAAAAGCATATCCGTGGATCTCTGTTCCACAATTAACTGAACCATACTCAGTACATGCTGGTAAAATACTAATTACTGTCACCCTATTTGGTTTAACTTTTTCAACCTGCATTGCACGAAAACAATCCAGTGCCTTGGCATAGTCATGATCTGCCACACATCCTGTGATCATAGCAGTCCATGAGACTTCATTTCTAACTTCCATTCTATCAAATACACGAAAAGCAGTCTCCTGATCATGACATCTCCAGTAAAAATCTACCAATGCGGTTGACATGAAAACCGACTTGTCAAATCTTTCATCCACTATAACAATAGCATGAATCAATCTTCCTAATCGAAAATTTTCTGTCTGACTACAAGCTGATAAAACGCTAGCAATCAACTCGGGCTTGGGCTCAAatccacaaatatacatatcCTTAAACATCTTCATTGATTCCAACAAAAACCCATTTTGCATATAACAATTTATCATCGAATTCCAAGAAATGGTGTCTCTCTGAGGCATTGTGTCGAACATTTTGTATGCACTCTTTATGTCCGAGAATTTTGCATACATAGAGATGAGAGAATTCGAAACTGTAGATTCTGAATCAAACCCATTTTTAAAGGCATAGCAGTGAAGCTGAAGGCCCAAGGGATTGTGGGTTTGGGAACTTGCAGTGGCTTTGACGATCGACGGCAGTATAAAGACGCTGCTTTCATGGTTTGGAAAGAAGGGGTGGACATGGTCTTTGAAAAGGTTGATGGCCTTGTCATAGAGCCCTTTAGCCAAGAAGTCCTTGATTTGGGCGTGAGCATCAGCAATTGATGATGTTATGGGACCTGACGCTGAAGCTGAAGCTGAAGCTGAGGTGAAACGTCTTATTATTTGGTGCATTTTGTTGGGTCTAATTTCATAGCCATTTTATACGATTAGAAGCCAGACTCAACAATCCGTGCCATATTGCTTCTTATTTTAGAGCTTCAATTTGGTCTTTTGTCAGATACAAAACGTTTTTGCCAATTGCAGTTATCACACCGCAAGTACTACTAAGATTTTGGTTTGGTGATTAGAGTTAAGGTCGGACATCGGAAGATTGTGGGGTATTTATCTGGGTTTAAGATCTCCAGGCTTCTCGACCAGTTATCAATTGGCTGGACGTGGAAGTTTGGTGG
Protein-coding sequences here:
- the LOC113694495 gene encoding pentatricopeptide repeat-containing protein At4g31070, mitochondrial-like, whose protein sequence is MHQIIRRFTSASASASASGPITSSIADAHAQIKDFLAKGLYDKAINLFKDHVHPFFPNHESSVFILPSIVKATASSQTHNPLGLQLHCYAFKNGFDSESTVSNSLISMYAKFSDIKSAYKMFDTMPQRDTISWNSMINCYMQNGFLLESMKMFKDMYICGFEPKPELIASVLSACSQTENFRLGRLIHAIVIVDERFDKSVFMSTALVDFYWRCHDQETAFRVFDRMEVRNEVSWTAMITGCVADHDYAKALDCFRAMQVEKVKPNRVTVISILPACTEYGSVNCGTEIHGYAFRHEFDRDFRFCSALIHMYCECGEIWAAKLIFERSTTKDVVMWSCIIAGYSRKKDTAEEALELFNEMQKKGFQPNSVTLLSVISACTNLLLTCHAGGVHGYVLKSCLISELNVQNSLISMYAKCGCLQDSVKIFKEMTLTDSVSWTAIISAYGLYGCGEDALQLFGEMQESGMKADAIALLEVMTACNHAGLVEEGYKLFNETMKDEKISLTIEHYACYIDLLGRAGKLEDACDLVSRLPMKPSPRIWSSLVSSCKLHGKLEVAELLVHKLIESEPENAANYTLLSMIYAESGNWHGVEEMRKNVKIRKLVKTCAFSKI